One Paenibacillus sp. SYP-B4298 genomic window, ATTTCCCTTCCCAAAAGAATGGTTTCACTTCCTTACCAGCATAATTTTTCCTTCTTATATTTAGACGTAAACATTTGGATATTGTTGCATTGTCCTATCCATTACTTCAATCGCAGCCCCAGATCCGTTTCGTCTATAACCGCCAGCTAAACTTTTTCCACAGTTTATATTTATTTGCTTTACGCAAACAATCTATCCCGGAATAGAACAACTAGGCAATATATTGGCAAATAAATGTGTTAAACTAAAATGAGAATTAACGATCCATACTATAGAATGCTACACAACCGAATGCAGACAGATTATACTCCAAACATATTGAGAAAGGACTGCCATGAATAGTTCTCTGAAGCAACTGATGAAGCCCCTATTAATACCAGCTATTCCCGGGGGAATCATTACTATTCTTATATTTTATTTTGATTACTTCCATTTTGAACTTGTTGAAAAGTTTCTACTGTTTGCGGCTTTCGTCATTGTACCTCTTGTAATCTTACTTTTAAACTATGATGAAAAGAATATACAGCAACGAATGGTTTATGCCGCTATTAAATGGCTTCAATTCCCTGCAGCGCTTCTTGCCCTAATTTCCGTAATGAGCAGTAAGCTGTGGGGATTAGAAGGCACGGCAATACCAGGGATTCTCTCCCTTGGGTGGCTACTGTTCACGCTACTACTTGGCACCTATGGCTTGATCACTATTGTGATTTCTAAAGGAAAGGCAGCGGAAATAGCCATTGGCGCGGGACTCGTTTATTTTTTTATCGGGGGCATTTGGTTTACCTTATATCAATATCAAACTGACCTCTACCAAGCCAATCTTACAACACACGCGTTAAGCTCGGTGCACTTTCATTTTTCATCTGCTATCGTTCCGATTTTTATTGGTGCACTGGGAAGGATCATGACAAAAAAAAGCTGGTATCCCTGGGTCGTTGCTATCGATATCATCGGACCACTATTGATTGCTGTAGGTATGATTTTCTCCAAGCCTATAGAGTACATTGGTGTCACGTTGTTCGCATGTAATATTGTCATTTACACCACGTATCTCCTTGCTTACTTGCGGAGGAACTCTTTACACAATAAGGCAACCTTATTTTTAGGGCTTTCCTGTATTGCCTTTTACACGGTTATCGTCCTTTCCATTTTGTATCCGTTACTGAGAAATATATTTTCCTTAACTATACTCGATTTCATTCCCATTTACGGATCTCTGCATGCATTTGGTTTTGTTTTATGCGGACTCATTGGTTGGGTATACATGGTAGACTCTATTAAAAAACAGCTTACCTACGGGAATAGATGAGTGATCCACTTTTGTGGATGATGATGACATACAAAACCAAACGGCCTCAGTCCCATCAGGGACGAAGGCCGCTTTTGCACTGCTTGTATTTCTTAACTATGGAGTATCTATTCAATTGACATACCTTTTTTTCATTGCCTTTGGGCGCTCGTTCATTTTGCGTATGTCAGCTTTCGCCATATAAATTCGACGGGGCCGTTCTTAAACCATCTCAACCACAATGTACTGAAGACAATGAGCACTACGTACACGGCCAGACCGATCATGAACGTGCCGGAGGATTGAATCTGATCCGCAAGTCCGAATCCGTAACCAAGGAAGAGAACTGTTCCAATAATGCTGTGAAGCAGATAACAGGTCAATGACATCCGTCCGACTTTGGTAAAAATCATCAACACGCTTCGCATCTGTGGGACGTGGATAAACAGCATTGCAAGAGTGCTCATATAGAACATGCTTCCGGTTAAGCCCCCAC contains:
- a CDS encoding YndJ family transporter → MNSSLKQLMKPLLIPAIPGGIITILIFYFDYFHFELVEKFLLFAAFVIVPLVILLLNYDEKNIQQRMVYAAIKWLQFPAALLALISVMSSKLWGLEGTAIPGILSLGWLLFTLLLGTYGLITIVISKGKAAEIAIGAGLVYFFIGGIWFTLYQYQTDLYQANLTTHALSSVHFHFSSAIVPIFIGALGRIMTKKSWYPWVVAIDIIGPLLIAVGMIFSKPIEYIGVTLFACNIVIYTTYLLAYLRRNSLHNKATLFLGLSCIAFYTVIVLSILYPLLRNIFSLTILDFIPIYGSLHAFGFVLCGLIGWVYMVDSIKKQLTYGNR